Within the Desulfovibrio oxyclinae DSM 11498 genome, the region GGTCAACCTGCGGCACCTGCTGATGTCTGCCGCGCTGGCTCCGCATCTTTCCAAGTGGGGGCTCGGCCGCATGGCCGCCTTCTGTTACCAACTCACTGACGAAACCTTTGCGCTTCATTCCATGCGCTTTGCGGAAGGCGACCGGGACCGGCGGCAGACCTTCATGATCAACGCCATGGCCCAGACCGTGTGGATTCTTTCCTCGTGGGCGGGCGCACTGGCAGGAAGCGGAGTTCCCGACGTGAAGCCGCTGGCGCTTGATTACGCGCTCCCGGCCATGTTCATCGGGCTGCTTGCCATGCAGGCCGAAAACGGTCTCAAGTGGCTCACCGCCGGGTTTACGGGCCTCACCGCCGTGGTTCTGGTGCAGGCGGGGCTCGACCAGTGGAGCGTGATCGTGGCCACGGTCATTGGCGCAACCTTTGGCGCGGGAGTGGAAACATGGACCAAAAAATAGTATTTCTGACCATCCTCGGCATGGCTGCGGTGACCTACATTCCCCGTGCCGCCCCCATGCTGGCGCTGGCCGCGCGAGGCATCCCCGAGCCGGTGATGCGCTGGCTTTCCTACATTCCGGTGGCGGTGCTCTCGGCCATGCTGGCTCCGTCGCTGCTGCTGCATGACGGCTCGTTCGACTTCGGCATGGACAATCTCTTTCTCTGGGCGGCGCTGCCGGCGTTCGCCCTCGCCATCAAGACGCGCAGTTTTTTCGGCACCGTGGCTTTGGGCATGGGGCTGGTAGCTGCGGGACGCTTCTTTCTCGGAGGGTAGTGATGAAAACCATCGGGCTTATCGGCGGCATGAGCTGGGAATCCACCCGGCATTATTACGAGTTCATCAACGAGGCGGTGCGTGATCGCCTCGGCGGACTGCATTCCGCAAAGATAGCTCTGTACAGCGTGGATTTCGGCGAGATCGAACCCATGCTCGCCGCCGGTGACTGGGACGGCCTTGCCGCCGAGCTTTCCGCCGCGGGGCGCAACGTTCAGGCCTGCGGTGCCGACATGCTCCTGATCTGCACCAATACCATGCATCGCCTCGCGCCGCAGATCGCCGAAGTCGTGAACATCCCGCTACTGCATATTGCGGATGCCACCGCCGAGGCGGTCAAGGCTGCCGGGCTTTCACGAATCGGTCTTCTGGGTACCCGTCCCACCATGGTGGAGGATTTTTACCGGGGACGGCTGGAACAGCATGGTCTGGATGTCATTCTGCCTGAGGATGCTGACATGGACCTTGTGCACGGCGTTATATTTGACGAGCTGTGCCTCGGGCGCGTGGAAGCCGCATCGAAAAAGGAATACTGTCGTATCATCGACTCCATGCGGGAGCGCGGGGCGCAGGGTGTGATACTCGGCTGCACGGAGATCGCCATGCTTCTGGACAGGCAGGACTGCCCGCTGCCTCTGTTCGATACCACGCACATCCACGCCATGGCCGCCGTGGAAGCCGCGCTGGACTGAAAAAAAGGGCCTCATTCAGCCTTTACTTGACCCGTTTTCAAGGCGCGATTAAGGTTCCGGCGCGGTTTGAGCCGCACTACACCTTAGGAGGCAGCCTTTGAAAAGTCTTGAAGTACCCACCCTGAAGAACGCGTTGGAACGCAGCGTGGAGCAGTATGCCGACCGCCCCGCCCTGACATTCGTGGAAGGGGAGCCGCTTACCTACGCGAGATTCCACCAGATGGTGCGCGATGTCTCTCTGCTTCTGCAAAGCAGGGGCGTGGTGCCGGGAGACAAGGTCGCCCTCATCGGCGAGAACATGCCGCATTGGGGCGTGGCCTACTTCGCGGTGACCTGCATGGGTTGCGTAATCGTGCCGATCCTTCAGGAGTTCCACGTGAGCGCAGTGCATCACATCCTGCGCCACTCCGAAGCCAAGGCGGTCTTCGCCTCCAAACGTTATTTCGACAAGGTGGAGGAGTGCGAGGCCGAAGACCTGCACACCCGCATCATTCTCGACGACCTCTCCCTCGTTTCCGAAGAGGACAACTTCAAGACCAATTTCCGCGAAGCAATGGCTCAGGCCCGCGCCTGGTACGACCGCATGCGCGAGAAGGTCATGAACTATTTCGACAAGGGCACTTCGGACATCACTCCGGAGAGCCTCGCGGCCATCCTGTACACTTCCGGTACCACCGGTCATTCCAAGGGCGTGATGCTCACGCACGAGAACATCGTGTTCAACGCCGAGTCCACGGCCAATATCGTGAACGTGAATCACGAGGACAGGCTTTTGTCCGTGCTGCCGCTTTCGCATACCTACGAGTGTACGCTGGGGCTTATCCTGCCCCTGACGCGTGGCGCATCCGTGCACTATCTCCAGAAGCCGCCCACCCCGCGTACCCTGATTCCAGCCATGCAGAAGGTGAAGCCTACCTACCTGCTGCTGGTGCCGCTGGTGATCGAAAAGATTTACCGCAACCGCATCCTGCCCAAGCTCAGCGGCAACGCTTTTGGTCGCAATCTCATGAAGCTCGGCGCGGGCAAGAAGAAGCTGCAGCAGGTGGCGGGCAGGAAGCTGATGGAGTCCTTCGGCGGCAACATCAAGTGCATCCCCATCGGCGGGGCTTTCCTTGCTCCCGAAGTGGAACTCTTCATGCGAAATGCAGACATCCCGTACGCCATCGGCTACGGCATGACCGAAACGTCGCCCCTCATCTCCGGCAGCAAGCCGGCGGACACCCGTTTCCGCGGCGCGGGAAAGACCATCCCGCGGGTGGAAATCACGATCGACAACGCGGATCCTCAGACCGGCGAGGGTGAAATCCTCGTGAAAGGCCCCAACGTCATGCAGGGGTATTACAAGGCTCCGGCCGTGACCGAGGAAGTCTTCACCGAGGACGGCTGGCTGCGCACCGGCGATCTGGGCTACGTGGACGACGACGGCTATCTGTTCATCAAGGGCCGTCTCAAGAACGTGATCATTGGTCCCAGCGGCGAGAACATCTATCCCGAAGAAATCGAGGCGGCGGTCAACGACTGCGAGTACGTACTCGAATCGCTCGTCTTCCGTCAGGACAACCGCCTGTGCGCGAGAGTGCACCTCGATTACGACGCTCTGGACGCGAAGTACGGAACCCGTGACATGACGGAGACCAAGGCGCACGCAAAGGTGCAGGAAGTTCTCGACGGTATCCAGAAGAAGGTCAACGCTTCCGTTTCCAGCTTCAGCCGTCTTGCAAGGATCATTGAGCAGGTGGAACCGTTCGACAAGACTCCCACGCACAAGATCAAACGCTACCTCTATGTTGACCCGGAGGAAAGTCGGAAGTAGCAGTAGAGGATGCACCATCTTCGATATCTACTGGTCGCCATGCTGATTCTGGCGGCCACTCCGGCTTACGGCTCGAGCGAGTCCGGCATGACGCACTTTGCCCAGGGCAATGAATATGTCCGCACCGGACGGCTCGAAGCCGCGGTCAATGAATTCTCCAAAGCAGTCGGCGCGGATCCGTCCAAGGCCGAGTATCGCTTCAACCGTGGGTTGGCACTGCAACGGCTCGGCAGGACGCGTGAGGCCTTGCGGGATTTTCAGGCAGCCGCCGATCTGGCGCCAGCCCGTTTTTCCTTTTCCCTGACCCTTGCCGCGTCCCTGCATGCCGACGGGCAGAACGAGAAGGCGCTCAAGGCGTTTGATCATGCGCTGACGCTGCGGCCCGACTCGGCCCGTGCTCACGGCGGCAGGGCCGCAGCTCTTGCCGCGCTGGGAAGGAAAAACGAGGCGCTTGAAGCCTATGACGCGGCCGTGCGTCTGGCTCCCTCCACCGCAGCTCTGTACAGGGAACGCGGCAATCTCCTGTTCAAAGGCGGCGACCCCGAAGCCGCCCTGTCCGATTTCCGTCGCGCCGCGAAGATTTCCCCCGACAACATGAAGGTTCAGGCCCGGATCGGTGCCGCGCTCATGTCCCTTGGTCGTTATGCCGAGGCCGAGCGGGTATTCGATGCCGTGCTCGACGCGGACCCGGGTGACGCGACCACGCTTGCCAACCGGGGGTATGTCCGGGCCATGCAGGGCAGGATGTCCGAGGCTGCCGCCGACTTCGAGGCGGCGGTGGAGCAGGCCCCCGAGTGGGCTCAGGGTCGGCTGCTTCATGCGGACTTTCTGCGTATGAATGGCCGGCACGAGGAGGCGCTCGAAGAGTACAGGCGCGGCCTTGAGGCCGGTGGTGATCCGTTGGCCGTGGCAATGGGGCGCGGGGTGACCCTTCAGGGCATGGGGCGTTATGAAGATGCGCTGAAGGTCTACGCCGATGCCACTGAGAAGCATCCGGTGACCATGGCTCCCCGGCAGGCCAGAGCGGGGTTGCTGCTTTCGCTCGGGCGCGCCGAGGCAGCCGAGGAAGAGGCTGAGGCCATGATCGCCCTGCATCGGGGCAGTCCTGCGGGATACGTGGTCAAGGGTCGGGCTCTCATGAAAATGCGGCAACCTGCCAAAGCTCTTGAAACCTATTCCAAGGCGGTTGAAATCGCTCCGGAGAATGCCGCGCTGTATGTGGAAAAAGCGGGAGTGCTGCGCGCTCTCGGACATCGGGATGAAGCGGTCGCCAGTCTGGATCAGGCTCTGGCACTGAATTCGGAGCTGGCTCGTGCCAGAGCGCTCCGGGGGCGTATGCTCGCCGAGGCCGGAGATATGCAGGGCGCTCTGAATGATTTTGATGCCTACCTGAAACAGCAGCCTTCCGACGCCTCGGTCCTTGCCATGCGCGGAACCGTCCTGGCGTCTCTCGGTCGCAGGGTCGAGGCGATCAGGGATCTCGACAAGGCGTTGCGCATCGGCGGGCGCAATGACTCCCTGCACGCGCGTCTCGGCAAATTGCTCGCCGAGGAAGGGCGATATCGTGAGGCGGAGTCACATCTGGCGTTCGCCGCACCGACAAATGCCTCAGCCGCGCAGGAACTGGCCCGGGCCTACATGCAGTTGGGGCGCATGAACCGGGCGCTGGACGTGTTTGATCTCGCAGCCGAGCTGGCGCCTTCGGAAGTTCCGGTGCTACTGGACCGCGCCGAGGTCCTGCGGCAGCTCAGGCGCTATGACCAGTGGGTTGCCGCGCTCGACGAGGCCCTGATCCGGACTCCCGGGAGCTGGCGCGTGCTCAATCAGGCTGCATGGGCGCGGGCCACCTGTCCTGAAGCGAAATTTCGCGATGCGGAGAAGGCCCTGCTGTATGCCCGAAGCGCAAGCAATCTTTCGCCGGGTAATCCTTTCGTGCTCGATACGCTGGCCGCGGCTCATGCACGGGCCGGGAATTTCGGCAAGGCCGTGGAGTTTCAGCAGCAAGCGGTGAAAGCTTTTCGCAAGCACGTGGGCGATGAACAGGCGAAAGTCGCTGAAGAGCGTCTTGAACTGTACAGGGACGGTAAGGCGTACGTCATGCGTCCGGAAGCGGTTCATCCCGAGTAGAAGAACTTTCCAAGCCCCGTGGTGAAGACGATGACGCCGTATCCTGCGTGCTCGACCCAGGCGGCGGCAAGAGACTGTCTGCGTTCGTAAGTGCTGGCCAGTAACATGCCGCCTGCGAAGGACAGCGCTATGGATGGCAGGTTGACGTAGACGATGTGCAAATAGGCGAAAGCCGTCGCACTCACGATCGTTAGGTTTCGTTCGCCGCCGAATAGCGGTCCGAAGCGTTTGTGCAGGTAGGTCCGATAGATGATTTCCTGCGGCAGAGCTGAAAGGAACGGATAGAGCAACACCACGAGTCCCCATGTCAGCGGACGCTCAATCGGGAAGGCAAAGAGTTGATCCGGAACGAGCAGGAGCGTCAGCAGCACGGCTCCCACGGCAACAAAGAGAAGTCTTCGGGTTATCTCGCGGCCCGCCTGTCCGAGCGCGGAAAACCGGAATTCGTGTTTCCAGAAAAAGCCGCGCATCGAGAGCATGACCACGCAGAAGATGGTCACGCCAAACAGGACAGAGAGCTTGGGGAGAGGGATGACCCCCAATGCGAAGACCGACGGCAGGACGGCATAGAGGAGCAGGAATTCGACGTAGGCACGCCCTGTTCTTGCGTCAGGCTTCGGCACCGAGGCCACCAGCCTGGAGACAGCGGCGGATGTATTCCTGAATCTCCTTTCTATCAAGCGGTTTGGCAAGGAAAAGGGTCGCTCCGAGCTTGAGAAGGTTGGATATCTCGCTCACCCCCACGACGGCGGACATGATGATGATCGGAAAATCGGCGAACTGCTGGTCGCCTCGCAACGTCTGGATAAGCTGTCGCCCGTCCATCTCCGGCATCATGATGTCCGTGAGCAGCATGTCGAATTTGTTGCTGGCCATCAGCGCTTCGTAGGCATGTTTCCCGTGCGGGCTGACAAACGCGACGTGGCCCATTTCTTCCACGATCTTGGACGCGAGCTTTTGCGAAATCCTGTCGTCCTCGGCTATGAGTATCTTGGCCATTGATCCCCCCTGTTTTACGATTCTCCCGTACATTCTTTTGAATGGGAATTACCCTATCATGACGTGCGCGTAAAAGGGGTGATAATTTTCACGGTCCTGTCCCGGTTGCGGAGCCGGTGGGTTACCGGCTCCGTTCGCTGCGGCCTACATCTTCTCGACGCGCATGCAATCCTCGAAGGTGCATGTCAGCCTGTACTCCCCGTCGGACGCCCGCACGACGTATTCGTTGCCCGGAAAGAGCGTGACCGCGGGCGCAAAGGAATCGTTGACCATGACGTCCTTTGCCTCGCCGTTGGACTCGAAGCGAATGGTTGTCTGGTCGGCCAGCGACAGGACCTCGCCGTGGTGCAGGTCCAGCGGCAGGTCGTTTTGCGTGTACTGACTCATCTCTGTCCTCCTTGGGGTAGCGGTTTGCCTTACTGCAATATCTACTCCCCGGCATTCTCGCGGGGTATGAGAATCCGATACACTTGATGACGGTTCAGGAACGTGTCAAAGATGGTAGCCATGCCGCATACCTCCTTTGCATCCGACGTACGTATCAAGGTGCTTGTCGTGGGTCCTGATCCACGGGAGCGCGAGAGGGTATGCAGTATGCTTGGAGAGCAGAACTGTCTTGCGGCCGAGGCAGAGGATTTTCTGCTTGCGCGCGAATTGTGCGGCGATTTCGAGCCGGACCTCGTGATGGCGGACCTCGCTTCCGATCCGGAACAGGGAAGCGCCTTTCTGCGGCAGCTCAAGTCTCGTGGCGACAGTGCCCCTCCGGTGGTCTCCATCGGACGGCACTATGACTATCCGGAACTTTATCCCCGCTTTGCCGACTATGTCCCCGCCTCGCTCAAACGCCCTGTGAGCGCCCTGAGCCTGACCAACGTGCTGGGCTTTGCCGCCTTCAGCAGGAAGCACCGCGCATCCGTGGAGCGGCTTCAGTCCAGAAGCATCGAACAGGGCGAACTGCTGTACTCGCTCGTTTCCAATATGCCCGATTCCGCAGTCCTGCTCGACGGAAGCGGCAACATCGTGGCCATGAACGGTCCTGCGCAGAGCGAGATGACGGTCCCGGCCATGCAGCTTTTCGGCGCCGCGTATCTTTCCGTGTTACCGGACGCGGTGGGCAGAGCCTACTCCGATGCCCTGCAAAGGGTTTTTGACGGCACGCCTTCCATCACCTTCAGAGTGCGTCGCGGCGGGGCTACCCTGGAGGTCTTCATGCGGCGCGTGGCCCGAGGGGAATGTCTGGAGGGCATCCTCGTGGTCAGCAAGGACGTGACGGCGCTCATGCAGTCCGAGCGGGAGCTTTCGGAAAACGAATTGCGGTATAGAAGCGTCTTCGAAGCCGGGCCGGACGCCATTTTGCTCGTCAACCGCGTCACCGGTGATGTGCTTGACTCCAACCGCGCCGCACGCCGTCTTTACGGATACTCCACCGACGAGCTGGAGCAGTTGAATTTCATCAGCGATCTGAGCGCGGAAAGCGACAGGGGAGTTGAGGTCCTTGCGGCGGAAGGCGGCAGGATGCCCATTCGCAAGCATCGTTGCCGTGACGGACGGGTGTTTCCGGCCGAGACGACCATGAGCCCGTTTTCCGTGGGCGGGCAGCAGGTTGCAACCGTGTTCGTTCGCGACATCACCAGCCGCAAGGTCGTGGAAGAGGCGCTGCGCGAGGGCGCTCGACTGTATCGTGCCGTGGTCGAGGATCAGACCGAATTCATTTGCCGGTACAAGCCCAGCGGTTCGCTCACCTTCGTGAACCGGGCCTATGCGAAATTTTTCGGTCGCGACGAAGATTCGCTGATCGGTTCCGCCTTCGGGCCGGACATCCCGGACAGAGAAACGCGCAGGCGGTTGGACCGCTGGATGGAACGAGTCAGCCCCGCGGATCCGGTATATGAGCTGGAACAGCAGAACGTGCGGCATGACGGTGAGATTCGCTGGATTCGCTGGGTCAACAGAGCCATTTTCGACCACCGTGGCAATCTCAGCGAATTTCAGGCCGTGGGCCGCGACATCACTCACAGCCGCCGGGCCGAAGAGGCGCTCAAGTTCGCCAACGAAGAGAAGGAACGCTTCCGCCTCAATCTGGAGGCCACGTTCCGAAGCATCCCGGACGCTATCATTACCGTTGATGCCCACATGCGCATAATCGCGAACAATAATGCTGCATATGGAATATGCGGCCTGTCCGATGCCGCATCGCTCGGCTGCGCCCTGTGCGACGTGGTGCAGAGCGAGCCCAATCCCTGCACTGAGGTGCTGGAGCAGGTGTTGCGCACCCGCCGACCCGTGAGAGGGTTTCAGGCCGAAATGCCGCTGGAGACCGGTGAACGGATGGTTGAGCTGAACTGCTCCCCGCTCTTGGACGAGGCCGGGACTTTCATTGGCGCGGTGCTTGTGGTCAGGGACATTTCACGCATTGCCGACCTTGAGAAGCGGCTTCAGGAACGGCACGGTTTCCGGGGCATAGTGGGCAAGAGCGAGAAGATGCAGGATATCTATCGCCTGCTTGAACAGCTCGCGTCGCTTGAAGCCACGGTCATGATTTGCGGGGAGTCCGGCACCGGAAAGGAGTTGGCCGCCGATGCCTTGCATTACGGCGGCTCGCGCGCCACGGGCAATATGGTCAAGGTGAACTGCTCGGCGCTTTCCGAAAGCCTGCTGGAGAGCGAGCTTTTCGGTCACGTCAAGGGGGCCTTCACCGGCGCCGTGCGCGACAAGGTGGGCCGCATTGAGGCAGCCGAAGGGGGAACCCTGTTCCTTGACGAAATTGCGGACATTTCCCCTCTGATTCAGCTCAAGCTGCTGCGTTTTCTGGAACAGAAGGAATATGAGCGAGTCGGCGAGTCCAGCACTCGCAAGGCTGACGTGCGCATCATTGCGGCCACGAACGTGGACCTTCGCGAGCGGGTGGAGGAAGGGACCTTTCGCGAGGACCTATTCTATCGCCTCAACGTCATGCCCGTGACTCTTCCGCCGCTTCGTGAAAGGGAAGGTGACGTGCCATTGCTGGTCACTCATTTCATCAAGATTTTTTCCAAGAGTTTCGACAAGAAGTTGCTGGGCGTCTCCGAAGAGGTCATGGACCTGTTCCTGCGGTATACATGGCCGGGCAACATCCGGGAACTCAAGCATCTGCTGGAGCATGCCTGTATTCTGTGCCCCGGCGGCACCATCGGTACAAAGTATCTGAGGCCGGACGTGCTGGAGGCCATGGAATCCCGCCCTGCATCGGGAGCGCGTTTTATCCCCACCCGGCCTGCTGCGGGGGTTCGCGAGATCGAAGAGGCCATCATCAGCGCGGGGGGCAATAAATCCCGAGCCGCCGAGATTCTGGGCATTCACAGGGCCACTCTCTACCGCAAGATGAAGCAATTCGGCCTTGAAGCATAATAATAACACGTCGCATCGAGTTTTCTCGATCCTTCCAGTGACCTGAAATCCTACAGTAAAAAGGGTTGTTCCCTAAGTTCTAATCATACTAACGCAGTGCACGCGGGCGGCGCATCCCTTTAGTGGGTTCACATGGGTTTGTGAAAACCCAAAGCTGGGGGATGGGATGCTCAGGACCGTGGAACTCGAGGATGTTTTGGCTATTTCGGAACGAAAGCCCGTACTGGTGGCGTTCATCAGGCGCGGGCGAAGTGCTTCCGGGCAGATCGAAACGATGGAGATGATCTCACGCAGGCACGGGCCTGAGCTTTACTGCTGTCTGTATTCTTTCAAAAACATCGAGCTGGGGATGCGGCACTTTGGTGTGCGGGGCATCCCCAGCTTTCTTGTTGTGCTGAACGGGAGGGAAGTGGACCGTTTTATCGGCCTCGCCGAACCTCAGGATATGGAGCGTCTGGCCCGGAATGGAATGCAAGCCAGCTATCACGCCTCATTCCATGGCGGCGAGGAGTTGTTCGACTTCGATTGAAGTCGCTTTGCTGAATACCTTTCCATCAAGAAAAACCACGGGCAGTGCTGAGTGTCCTTCGTTTCGCAATATGGCGCTCATTTCCGCATTCTCGCGAAAAGCGGAAAGATTGTTCAGGCCATGAACCTTGTACACCATCGCGTCTCCGAGTCGCTCCTTGACGTGCTGAAGAGCACTCATGAGCTTCTCCATCTCCGGGTCCGGGGCATCTCCGCAACATGGACATGGGACCTTGCTGACGAAAACTTCCAATTCATGACGCTTCAAGATTCTCTCCCTCCGTCGTTGGGGGTGGTTCAAACGGGGCGCCGAGTCGTTCAAGCGTTCGCCGCACGCCGGGCTTGAGCGTGGCTTTGAGACCGTGACGCGATGGCGGTCCGCAGAGGACGACATCGGGATAAAGGTTTTCATGGAGCCGACGGGTGGCCTGCGTCGGGTCGGCGTTGTCCAGTACAAGCAGTCCCCAGTTGATCGAAGTCTCCCGCATGGCACGAAGTCCATCCGCCAAGGCGCGGAAAAGGCCGATCTTGAACCCTTCCAACTCCCCTGTGGCAAGATCGATGGGGATCAGCGAAACAACGAGAACGGCATGCCCTTCGCGTCCAAGCTCATTGGCTTGGTCAAGAATGGCCTGCGCGTGGGAGTCGTTGGTCGCAAAGGCCAACACGCGCAGGGCGTCGGGTGGGCGCCGTTTTGTCAAACGCGGGAGGGGGCTGGGTGCGCTGCCGAGGAGCCTGGCGACTTCCGTCATGGTCGGCCGGTTCATCGGAGCGTGTTCCAGACAGGCTTCGGCTATTTCCTTTGCCTCCGGCGGCATGGTGCCGATTTCCAACAGGCGTTGCAACCGTCGGAAAACCTCGCGCCCCAGTTGTCCGACACGAAGAAGGCTGCGCATGTGCATCGGCGTGCCGAAAAGGTGATGCAGAATCATGCCGAAAGCATACACATCCGAAAAATTGTTCCCTCTGACCCCGCGAAGCTGTTCGGGGGCGGCATAGTCCGGCATCCTGCAACCGGCGAAGCGGGTCCAGAAGTCGTGCATTCCCTGAATGGAAGATCTTCCCAAATGGCGAAGAAAAACCTTATCGCGGCCGTGCAAAACCGCACCGGGGTGCAGGTCGTGATGCACCATCCCGCCCTCGTGCATTCCTGCCAGCAGGGAAGCGGTTCGTGATGCCACCCGAATCTTGTCCGTGATTCTTTCCGGAATCCGGTCATTCAGCGTGTTCAGCCGCGGGTCGGGGATGATGATACCGCCGCGCCACTCCGCCTCTGCATGAATGAGTCCCGCAACCGGCGGAAGGCTCGCAAGCCTTGCCTGATGCTGCCAGCGCAGGAAAGCGTCCGTGTTCACGTCGTAGAATTGCCTGAACTCACCAAGGCGCCAGTCCTTTGCAGCCAGATAGCGTCGATTCCCCGTAATGGGAGGCAAAATCCTGCGAATGCGCCACCCGTCAACGACGTCACCTTCGTGAAGCGGTCCCGGGGTCTGCAACCGTATGGCCATTTCCTGCATGCGTGCCCACATGGGATACCTCCGGCTTCATGATATCCTTTTTCAAGCGGAAATGCATGCCTTGAGAGGAAGAAACTGTTGTTTTGCAGAATGAGTTACGGATGACGGCATGGTTGGGCATCGCGAAATCAGGGGGCGGATCATGATGCGAAGCGTTGTCGGTAGTTTTCGGCCAAAAACGGTTGTGGGCGACGCTTTCGTTGGAGCGGTCTGCCGCAGGGTTCGCCTTGAGAAAGGATCGCCGGCACCGGATTGACAGGAAGCATGGTTTTCCATGCGGGAAATGAGGGTTGAGTGCCGTTGGAACCGTTGGCGGGCAGCGTTTTCAGGCTTTTCGACCGTGCAGAGGCGCCTTTCGGCTAGCCTCGGTGCGGCGCCGGATGCTTTTGTCGTGTGAGAAAAGCAGTATGCGGAAGAGGGGTTAGATGA harbors:
- a CDS encoding arsenic metallochaperone ArsD family protein; this encodes MNDSAPRLNHPQRRRERILKRHELEVFVSKVPCPCCGDAPDPEMEKLMSALQHVKERLGDAMVYKVHGLNNLSAFRENAEMSAILRNEGHSALPVVFLDGKVFSKATSIEVEQLLAAME
- a CDS encoding protein kinase domain-containing protein codes for the protein MWARMQEMAIRLQTPGPLHEGDVVDGWRIRRILPPITGNRRYLAAKDWRLGEFRQFYDVNTDAFLRWQHQARLASLPPVAGLIHAEAEWRGGIIIPDPRLNTLNDRIPERITDKIRVASRTASLLAGMHEGGMVHHDLHPGAVLHGRDKVFLRHLGRSSIQGMHDFWTRFAGCRMPDYAAPEQLRGVRGNNFSDVYAFGMILHHLFGTPMHMRSLLRVGQLGREVFRRLQRLLEIGTMPPEAKEIAEACLEHAPMNRPTMTEVARLLGSAPSPLPRLTKRRPPDALRVLAFATNDSHAQAILDQANELGREGHAVLVVSLIPIDLATGELEGFKIGLFRALADGLRAMRETSINWGLLVLDNADPTQATRRLHENLYPDVVLCGPPSRHGLKATLKPGVRRTLERLGAPFEPPPTTEGENLEAS